A genome region from Tolypothrix sp. PCC 7712 includes the following:
- a CDS encoding Ni/Fe hydrogenase subunit alpha — translation MSQKIIIDPVTRIEGHAKISIYLDDTGQVSDARFHVTEFRGFEKFCEGRPFWEMPGITARICGICPVSHLLASAKAGDRLLSVTIPKTAEKLRRLMNLGQIVQSHALSFFHLSGPDLLLGMDSDPQKRNVFGLIAAEPEIARGGIRLRQFGQEIIEILGGRKIHPSWAVPGGVREPLSAEGRAHIQSRIPEARETVINALGMFKKLLEPYEKEAQTFGNFPSLFMGLVTPEGLWENYDGNLRFVDSDGNIIADKLDPSRYYEFIGEIVQPDSYLKSPYYRPLGFPNGNGNQSESGMYRVGPLARLNVCSHIGTPLADAELKEFRDKGKGTVTSSFFYHYARLIEILASIERIEILLDDPDILSTRLRADAGINQLETVGVSEAPRGTLFHFYQIDEDGLIQKANLIIATGQNNLAMNRTVAQIAKHFIHGPEIPEGMLNRVEAGIRAFDPCLSCSTHAVGQMPLHIELVGVDGTVVKEVWRD, via the coding sequence ATGTCTCAAAAAATCATCATCGATCCAGTCACCCGTATTGAAGGACACGCCAAAATATCGATTTATTTGGATGATACGGGACAAGTTAGCGATGCAAGGTTCCATGTTACCGAGTTTCGCGGATTTGAAAAATTTTGTGAAGGTCGTCCTTTCTGGGAAATGCCAGGAATTACGGCGCGCATTTGTGGTATTTGTCCAGTAAGTCACCTATTAGCTTCTGCGAAAGCAGGCGATCGCCTCCTCTCGGTGACAATTCCGAAAACCGCAGAAAAACTGCGTCGCCTCATGAATTTGGGGCAAATTGTCCAATCTCATGCTTTGAGCTTCTTCCACCTCAGCGGCCCGGATTTACTCTTAGGGATGGATAGCGATCCCCAAAAACGCAACGTTTTTGGTTTAATTGCTGCTGAACCAGAAATTGCCCGTGGCGGTATCCGCTTGCGCCAATTTGGACAGGAAATTATTGAAATTTTAGGCGGGCGGAAAATTCACCCATCCTGGGCGGTTCCCGGTGGTGTGCGCGAACCCTTATCCGCAGAAGGACGCGCCCATATTCAAAGCCGCATTCCCGAAGCGCGAGAAACAGTCATCAATGCATTAGGAATGTTCAAGAAGTTACTTGAACCTTATGAGAAAGAAGCCCAAACTTTTGGTAATTTCCCCAGCTTATTTATGGGGTTAGTCACACCTGAAGGTTTATGGGAAAATTACGACGGCAATCTGCGGTTTGTAGACAGCGACGGCAATATTATTGCTGATAAACTCGATCCTAGTCGCTATTACGAATTTATTGGCGAAATCGTCCAGCCTGATTCTTATTTAAAATCTCCTTACTATCGTCCTTTAGGTTTTCCTAACGGCAATGGTAATCAGTCAGAAAGTGGTATGTATCGAGTCGGGCCGTTAGCGAGGTTAAATGTTTGTAGCCATATCGGTACGCCTTTAGCTGATGCAGAGTTAAAAGAATTTCGAGATAAAGGTAAAGGCACAGTTACCTCATCATTCTTCTATCATTACGCTAGATTGATTGAAATTTTGGCATCAATTGAGCGCATTGAAATTCTCCTTGATGACCCAGATATTTTATCAACTCGACTCCGTGCTGATGCGGGAATAAACCAATTAGAAACCGTCGGTGTTAGTGAAGCACCACGCGGCACATTATTCCATTTTTATCAAATAGATGAAGATGGCTTAATTCAAAAAGCTAACTTAATTATTGCCACAGGTCAGAATAATTTAGCGATGAATCGCACCGTCGCCCAAATTGCTAAACATTTTATTCATGGCCCAGAAATTCCCGAAGGAATGTTAAACCGTGTGGAAGCAGGTATTCGTGCTTTTGACCCTTGTTTAAGCTGTTCAACTCATGCAGTGGGACAAATGCCATTGCATATTGAATTAGTTGGTGTTGA